Below is a genomic region from Streptomyces ferrugineus.
TCGGGGTTCCTGGAGCGGTTCGGGCCCGCGTACGAGGCGGAGTTGAACGCGTTCGTGGAGGTCCTGCACGGCGAGCGGGCCAACCCCTGCGACGGTCGGGAGGCCTTGGAGGCGCTGCGGATCTCGGAGGCGTGCGAAGTGTCCAGACGCGAGCGCAGACCGGTCGCGCTCGCGGAGATTCCGGGCGGGGCCGCGACTGCGGCCCCGTGAGGAACGGACTCGGCGGCCCCGGGCCCCCGGCCCGCTACCAGCGCACCGGCAGACTGCGCATCCCCCGGACCAGCACCCCCGGCAGCCACTCCCCCGGCGGGCCGTCCGGCGCCAGGCCGGGAGCGCGCTCCAGCAGGGACCGTATCGCCGTGCGGGCCTCCAGACGGGCCAGGGGTGCGCCCAGGCAGAAGTGGATGCCGTGGCCGAAGGCGACGTGGCCGCGAGTGTCGCGGCGGATGTCGAAGGTGTCGGGAGCGGCATAGCGGCTCGCGTCCCGGTTGGCCGCGGTGAGGCCGACCATCACCGGCTCGCCCTTCTCGATGGAGGTGCCGGCGATCTCCAGGGACTCGGCGGCATACCGGAACGTCGCCGTCTCCACCGGGCCCTCGTGGCGCAGCATCTCCTCCACCGCGCCGTCGATGAGGCTCATGTCGGCGCGCAGGGCGGCGAGTTGGCCGGGGTGGGTGAGCAGGGCGTGCACACCGCTGGTGATGAGGTTGACGGTCGTCTCGTGCCCGGCGATCAGCAGTATGAAGGCCATGCCCCGCAGTTCGTCCGGGGAGAGCCGGTCGCCGTCCTCGGCCGTGGTGCGGATCAGGTCGCTCAGCAGGTCGCCGCCGGGCCCGGCGCACCTCTTGTCCTCGATCAGGTCGGTGAAATACGCGCCGAGGTGGGTGAAGGCGTCTACCTCGTTGCCCGGGCTGGTGGGTGCGACCACCTCCGTCGACATCTTGCGGAACTCCGCGCGGTCCATGTCGGGCACGCCGAGCAGTTCGCAGATGACGGTGAGCGGCAGCGGGTAGGCGAGGGACTCCACGAGGTCGGCGCGGCCCCGCGGCAGCATGGCGTCGAGCAGGTCGTCGGTGATCCGCTGGATCCTGGGCCGCAGCTCCTCCACGCGGCGCATCGTGAAGGCGCGCGCGATGAGCCCGCGCAGCCGGGTGTGCTGGGGCGGATCGCTGGCCAGCAGGTTCTTCCCGATCAGCTCCTCTTCGGCCGACTTCAGGCCGATCTTGGTGCCGTCCTTGGCCAACCGCTGGTCGGCGAGCGCGGCGCGCGCCTCCTCGTGCCCCACGACGAGCCAGACCTCGGACTGCCAGTCGGGCAGCCGGACGCGGTGCACCGGGCCCCGTTCGCGCAATCGCGCGTACACCGGATGCGGGTTCTCGCGGAACCCCGCGCCGAACTCCCCCAGGTCGATCACTTCTTCCATGGCTCCCCCTTCGACACACCGACAACGCCCGGGAGCCCGGACTAGTGCCCGTCGTCCTCCGCTTCCTCCAGCAGCCCCGCGTCGTACGTCAGCAGGGCGATCTGCACACGGTTGTTGAGGTCGAGCTTGGCCAGGACGCGGGAGACGTGGGTCTTGACGGTGGCGACGCTCATGAACAGCTCGGCGGCGATCTCCGCGTTGGACAGGCCCCGGCCCACCGCGACGGCGACCTCGCGTTCGCGGTCGTTGAGGGCGGTGAGCCGCTCACGCGCGCGCGTGCGGCGGGTGTCGGCGGCGGTGCCGGCCGCGTGGTCCATCAACTGCCTTGTGACGGTGGGCGACAGGACCGGGTCACCGGCCGCGACACGGCGCACCGCGTCGACGATCTCGGCGGGCGGGGTGTCCTTCAGCACGAACCCGGCGGCACCGGCGCGCAGGGCGCGCAGCACCTGGTCGTCGGCGTGGAAGGTGGTCAGCAGCACGACCTGCGGGGCGTCCTTGCGGCCGCGCAGCCGCTCCGTGGCGGTGAGACCGTCGACCGACGGCATCCGGATGTCCATCAGCACCACGTCCGGCCGGGCCCGGTCGACCAGTGCCTCCACGTCGGCGCCGTCGGCCGCCTCACCGACGATCTCGATGTCGTCGGCCCCGCCCAGCATGAAGGACAGCCCTGCCCTGACCAACGGGTCGTCGTCGACGAGGAGGATTCTGATCGCAGTCATGTCGCTTACGTAATCACGGTTGCGGGGCGTTCAGGACGCGGACGACGAGGACGGGCGTCACCCCCACGGCAGCCGGCCGCGCACCTCGAACCCCCCGTCCGCCAGCGGCCCGTGCTCCAGCCGGCCGCCGGTCAGCGTCGCCCGTTCCGTCAGGCCGATCAGGCCCTGGCCGGAGCCGGGGACTTCGGGCACCTCGCCCTCGGGTGCGGGGTTGCGCACCGATACGGACAGCCCCTCGCCGGGCGCTCCGGTCACCGTCACCGTGACCTCCGTGCCGGGGGCGTGCTTGCGGGCGTTGGTCAGGCCCTCCTGGGCGATGCGGTAGGCGGTGCGGCCCACGGAGGCGGGGACCGCGGCGGGGTCGGTGACGCGCTGGTCGAGGGTGACCTTCATGCCGGCCTCGCGGGACTCGGTGACCAGTGCTTCCAGGGCTGCGAGGGTGGGCTGCGGGCGGCCGGAGTCGTCGGTGTCGCCCGCGCGCAGCACGCCGATGATCTCCCGCAGGTCCTGGAGGGCCTCGTGGGCGCTCTCCCGGATCACGCCCGCCGCCCGATGGATCTCCTCGCGGGGCGCGTCGGGCCGGAACTCCAGCGCGCCCGCGTGCACGCTGAGCAGCGTCAACCGGTGGGCCAGGACGTCGTGCATCTCCCGGGCGATGGCCTCACGGGCCAGCCGCTGGGCCTGCTCGGCCCGCAGCCGCGCCTCGGTCTCGGCGCGCCGGGCGCGGTCCCGCAGGCTGAGCATGAGCTGGCGTTTCGAGCGGACGAACATGCCCCAGCCGACCACCGCGACGGTCAGCACCGCGGCCAGGACGAGCGCCCAGCCGTACGGCACATCGGGGTCGGGACGGAACCAGAAGTAGAGCGGGTTCAGTGCCAAGGACGCCCCGGCCATCCAGGCGACGTACCGGAAGGGCCGGTGTACGGCGAGAGTGAACATGGCGACCAGGCTCGCGCCGCCCGCGGTGCTCGACGCGGCGGCCACCGGGACCATCGCGAAGGCGAAACCGACCGGCCAGCGGCGCCGCAGCCAGACCGCGGCGCAGGAAAGCGCCCCGAGGATCTGGTCGAGGGCGGCGTAGCCCTGGGGCAGGTCCTCGTTCTTCATCGTGTCCGCGGCCAGCAGGCCGATGATCACGGCCAGCAGAAAGCAGCAGAAGTCGACCACCCAGTCGCGCGCGGTGCGCCGGGGCCGCCCGGAGCGCTCGGGGGCGAGGTCGAGCTCCTTCACCAGGGCCGAGGGCAGCAGCCAGCGCCGCCCCGTGAACGCCTGCGGTGCGGTCTCCTGCTTGTCACGACTCACGGTCGACAAATCTACGCAGTGCCGGTCCCCGGTGCGCCTGTGCAGACGCGATCCACGACCAAAGTCGCGGCGCCGGAGACCTTGGTCGCGGCGATCCGACCGGAACCTGCACTTCCGTTGGCCGTGGCTCGCCCCGCGGCCGATTGGCGTGGGGGGTCCGCGGGGCGAGAGTCATGGCATGAAGCAGTTGCTGGAGATCCTTGGATTCATCGCCCTGGTGCAGGGCGTCGCGGGCCTGCTGCACGAGTTCACCGACTGGGACTGGGGTCTCGTGCAGCGGATCGGTTTCCTCGACGGCTTCGAGATCTACGCGAGCGTCGCCCTGCTCGTACTGGCGTTCGCATTGTTCGCCGCCGCCGAGAGCCGGAAGTCCGGCTGAGCGCGGACCGGACTCCCGACCGGTGGCACCTTCCTCGGCGCCGAACCGCGGCCCCCGGGCTCAGCGGCCGCCTGCATGTGAGGGCGACGTGATGGCGCTCGATCGCAAGTTAACTCCGCGAAAACTCATCGGACTTGACGGGAAATTGTCCAGAGTTGACATTGACATGCCACTGTCTACGCGCGTCATCATGAGGTCATGAGATTCCCCCCACGAATCACCCGCATCGGCGCCGCAGCCGCCGTCCTGTCCGCCCTCCTCGTCGGAGGCACCGTCACCGCCACCCCGGCGGCCGCCGCGGTCGGCAGCATCTGCTACGGCGACCTGCCCTCGCAGGCGTACGACACGCTCGAACTGATCGAGCAGGGCGGTCCCTTCCCGTACGAGCAGGACGGCACCGTCTTCCAGAACCGGGAAGGCATCCTGCCGAGCCAGACGTCTGGCTACTATCACGAGTACACCGTCATCACTCCTGGCTCGCCCACGCGCGGAGCTCGCCGCATCGTCACCGGTGAGGAGCACCAGGAGGACTACTACACGGCCGACCACTACGAGTCGTTCGACCTGATCGACTACAGCTGCTGAGGAAGCCTGTGAGGTCCGCCGGGAGCCTGCGTGCATCCGGGCTCCCGGCCCCGAACAGCGCGGACGACGCACAGGCTGGGTGACGCTCACAGAGATCTCGTAGGCGGCGAGGAAGCGGATTCACTGCGGGCCGCCCCAGCCGCGCAGCCGACCGGCGAGTTCGTGCGCCATGCCGATCGGCGTCCTGTCGCTCTGCAGCGGCGCGATCAGCACGAGCGCCTTCGCCACTCGCTCCGCGCCCAGAACCCTCGCCCCGCGGACCCCCCACACTCATCGGCCGCGGGGCGAGGTACGCCCGACCCCCGTGGTGATCTGACGGCTGGGGCGGCGGACATCGCGTCTTCGCATGTGGGCGAAGACCGCGTCGATGGAGGCTCCGGCAACGCGTGCGGATCGCACACGTCGGGCACCGCGGTGGTCACCCGCTCGGCGACTTCCCGGGTGTGAGCGGCTTCGCGCAGTTGCCGCAGTCCGGTGACGCTGAGGTCGATCGCTCGGTCGGGGAAGCCGCGCTGAGCGGAGTACGGGGCATCCCGCCCGTGTCCGGCCCCAGCTAAAGGCGGCGACGGCCGCGGCGGTCTCGTTCTGCGCGCGTACCCGCACGGGCAGGCTGCGGAGGGAGCGGGCCGGCAGCGACGCGGTCTCCGGCGCGATCATCTGACCGAGGTTCCTGCGCCACGCCGCCACCGGGGCCAGCAGCTCGACCGGGCCGATCAGTGCGCCCGCGGTCAGGTCGGAGTGACCGCCGAGGTACTTGGTGGCGGAGTGGATGACCAGGTCCGCGCCGTGGCGGAGCGGGTTCTGGTTTCGAAGAACACGATCCGGGTGCGGTCGGTCAGGACCTCGCACAGTCGGCCGACTTCGTCGGCGCGCAGGAAGGTGGTGGTGATGCCGACCTGGGGCAGGTTGTCGCCGAGGAGTTCGAAGGTGCCGCCGTAGACGATGTGCTCGCCGGTGCGGGTGTGGGCGAGGAAGGTGGCGGCTTCGGAGGCCATGCCGGAGGAGAAGGCGAGTGCCTGGTCGCCGCCTTCGAGGTCGGCGAGCTTGGCCTCCAGCGAGCGGATGGTGGGGTTGAGGCCGTAGCGGGTGTAGAGGTTGCCGGGCTTGCGGCCTTCGACGACGTCGAGGAGGTCGGCGGTGGAGCCGAAGGCGAACGTGGAGTGCGTGTAGAGCGGGGTGTGGATGGCCCCTTGCGGGTCGCGGTGTTCGCCGGCGTGCCCGCTGCGCGTGGACAGGGACTGCGCGGGGGTGTCGGTCATGCCTCTCCTGCTGGTCAGTCGGTCCTGCGGTGGACTGCGGTGGCCCGTTACAGCGCGGCGGCCGCCTTGATGAGTGCGTCTGCCGCCGTCTCGATGTCGGCGGGCGTACTCCAGCGGCCCAGCGAGAGCCGCAGCGCCCCCAGCGCACGCTCCGGGGGTAGGCCCATGGCCGTCAGGACCGGTGAGGGAGAGTGGGTGCCGCTGTGGCAGGCCGAGCCGGTAGAGGCCGCGATCTGCGGGGCTGCGGCGAGGAGTTCGTGGCCCAGGGCGCCGTCGATGCTGACGTTCAGCGTGTTCGGCAGACGGCCCTGCCGGGGGCCGTTGAGGCGGACACGGTCCGGCAGGGTCTCGGCCAGGCGCCGGTGCAGGTCGTCGCGCAGTGCGGCGAGGCGGACAGGTGCCCCGCCCGCGAGTTCCTGTGCGGCCAGCTCGGCGGCGGTGCCGAGGGCGACGGCCAGGGCGACGTTCTCCGTTCCGGCCCGCAGGCCGCGTTCCTGGCCGCCGCCGTAGACGACCGGCTCCAGCGCCAGGCCGTCGCGCACATACAGCGCGGCGGTGGTCTTGGGCGCGTACATCTTGTGTCCGACCACGGTGAGCAGGTCCACCCCGAGGTCGCCGACGTCCAGGGGGATCTTCCCGGCGGCCTGGGCGGCGTCGCAGTGGAACAACGCCCCGTTCCGGTGGGCGACTTCGGACAGCTCAGCGATCGGCTGCAGAGCGCCGGTCTCGTTGTTGGCC
It encodes:
- a CDS encoding cytochrome P450 family protein, yielding MEEVIDLGEFGAGFRENPHPVYARLRERGPVHRVRLPDWQSEVWLVVGHEEARAALADQRLAKDGTKIGLKSAEEELIGKNLLASDPPQHTRLRGLIARAFTMRRVEELRPRIQRITDDLLDAMLPRGRADLVESLAYPLPLTVICELLGVPDMDRAEFRKMSTEVVAPTSPGNEVDAFTHLGAYFTDLIEDKRCAGPGGDLLSDLIRTTAEDGDRLSPDELRGMAFILLIAGHETTVNLITSGVHALLTHPGQLAALRADMSLIDGAVEEMLRHEGPVETATFRYAAESLEIAGTSIEKGEPVMVGLTAANRDASRYAAPDTFDIRRDTRGHVAFGHGIHFCLGAPLARLEARTAIRSLLERAPGLAPDGPPGEWLPGVLVRGMRSLPVRW
- a CDS encoding ribonuclease domain-containing protein, producing MRFPPRITRIGAAAAVLSALLVGGTVTATPAAAAVGSICYGDLPSQAYDTLELIEQGGPFPYEQDGTVFQNREGILPSQTSGYYHEYTVITPGSPTRGARRIVTGEEHQEDYYTADHYESFDLIDYSC
- a CDS encoding cysteine desulfurase family protein, which codes for MTGGRVSVHPGLAGGPVYLDYNATTPVDPRVAEAMLPYLTDFFGNPSSSHPYSAEPRHALAEARAQVASLIGARADEIVFTASGSEADLLAVRGAALASGRPRPQVITQVTEHPAVLETCRALERLHGVRVTVLPVDGDGLVDPGGLAAALTEDTVLVSVMAANNETGALQPIAELSEVAHRNGALFHCDAAQAAGKIPLDVGDLGVDLLTVVGHKMYAPKTTAALYVRDGLALEPVVYGGGQERGLRAGTENVALAVALGTAAELAAQELAGGAPVRLAALRDDLHRRLAETLPDRVRLNGPRQGRLPNTLNVSIDGALGHELLAAAPQIAASTGSACHSGTHSPSPVLTAMGLPPERALGALRLSLGRWSTPADIETAADALIKAAAAL
- a CDS encoding response regulator transcription factor, with the protein product MTAIRILLVDDDPLVRAGLSFMLGGADDIEIVGEAADGADVEALVDRARPDVVLMDIRMPSVDGLTATERLRGRKDAPQVVLLTTFHADDQVLRALRAGAAGFVLKDTPPAEIVDAVRRVAAGDPVLSPTVTRQLMDHAAGTAADTRRTRARERLTALNDREREVAVAVGRGLSNAEIAAELFMSVATVKTHVSRVLAKLDLNNRVQIALLTYDAGLLEEAEDDGH
- a CDS encoding sensor histidine kinase — encoded protein: MSRDKQETAPQAFTGRRWLLPSALVKELDLAPERSGRPRRTARDWVVDFCCFLLAVIIGLLAADTMKNEDLPQGYAALDQILGALSCAAVWLRRRWPVGFAFAMVPVAAASSTAGGASLVAMFTLAVHRPFRYVAWMAGASLALNPLYFWFRPDPDVPYGWALVLAAVLTVAVVGWGMFVRSKRQLMLSLRDRARRAETEARLRAEQAQRLAREAIAREMHDVLAHRLTLLSVHAGALEFRPDAPREEIHRAAGVIRESAHEALQDLREIIGVLRAGDTDDSGRPQPTLAALEALVTESREAGMKVTLDQRVTDPAAVPASVGRTAYRIAQEGLTNARKHAPGTEVTVTVTGAPGEGLSVSVRNPAPEGEVPEVPGSGQGLIGLTERATLTGGRLEHGPLADGGFEVRGRLPWG